TGATTGTTTTTGTGATCTGACTAGGGATGACCAGGTAGCAGTTACCATGGTAAACACCCACTCTTCATTTATCAAGCACAAGACCAAGATAGGCAGAGATATTTTCTgacttccttccttctctccagccACATCTCACTCACCCTCTCCCACTCACATGCTCTCCTTATATACAGTATCCTCATACTCAAAGGACTATGGTTATATTCAAAAGGGAAATGGATAAAAGACAGAATAGcatattttgttttatttctgAAACCAAGATTAACACCCCACTGTGCTGTCACTCACACAACTTGTTTATTCTATCTTCTCGTCCCCTTAGGTAACATCCAGATGAAGGAATTGTGAAACTCTGTTCTCTAAAGAGGACTCATCTCTGTTCAGCCAAACAGCCTGTGATCTACCTGGTGTCTCAGGACTGTCTCTGATGTCATGGAGAACAGGGCCCTGATGTGTACCAGTCAAGCCTGGAAGGGGCCCAAAGGGTCCACCTTCTCCCCCAACTGGGACAACACATCCTACCAACCAAACATCATGATGTCCCCTTGTCCTGACGTGGTGAAGTCCCCATGCCAGCATGCTGCCAAGATATGCCACCCCCCAGAATCCTCTGTGACCTCCCAGTTCCAGCAGGTTGGCCCCTATGCCTCCACTGGATTGTCTGCCATGGCTAACACTGCCAGTAGAAGGGGTGAAAGGGAGTGTTATATAGTTAACCCCATTCAAAATGAGGAGACGGTCCTGCCAGTACACAACCCTGAGTTTCGCGGTCGCTCCTTCTCTGCAGCCACTGCCTCAAACTCAATCACTTCCAGAAGCAGATGTGACAGCTACGTCCACCTATGCCCTGACAACAGCGCAGAGGACATTAGTAGAGGCGACAGCTCCCCGTTGAGCCCAGACGTCTCCCCTGATCACGGTGGTCCACGGTCGCGGTCCCACAGCATCATCCTGAGGAAGACGCGGAGGAGGCCGGCGCCGCCAACCCGTAGCgtgtccctgaggagagactccGCCTCCCAGCTCAGAGAAAACAGGACCAAGAGCCTCTACATGGACAGAGACACAGCTACCCAAGACTCCTTCTTGCCTGACCTCATCCTCATCTCCACACCCAGGACAGAGGACGTACTGTGCCTGGAGCAGTCCCCTGCTCAGCCTGTacaggctctggttgggccaccaGTCAACAATAATGGGCAGATACGTGAAGTAAGATCAACTGACCCCTGCTCTTCCATGTCATGCTCAGGTCCTGCTATGGGTATTACTGGAAATGAGGACAAAAAAGCCCCCAGCTGGTCAGAATCGGTCAGACCCTCTCCCCCCTTGCGACACCCTCCAACTCTAACTTGTAAACAGTCCACCTTCCTACCACCTGCCCCAGTCTCCCCCTCCAATGGCATGTCCAGATCTCAGTGTGAGACTTCCCCCCCTCCTATCCTCACGTCTGCCATCACTGGACCCTCCCCCCTGGGCTGCAGGATGCGCCCCAAGTCCTCCACCTCACCCACCTCCCCCAGAGCCAGCAACAGCAGGCTACGGCTGTCCCTGGAGTTGCCAGGCCTTGTCCCTCTCCCAGACCCGACATTGGTCAAATCTAAAGCCACGCGGCGTCACTCCGAGTCCTCTGGCACTACCAAACCCAGACAGAGGCTGAGCTCCAGCATGATGGTGATGCCTGTGGTGACCCAGGAGGATCTCAGCAATGTTCGTTTACGTTCCGTCAGCAGCTCAGATTCAGACAAAGGCTTGGAGGGCTCACCTGAAGTCAtcagggaggaggagcaggaacaggatcTGGAGCTGGAGAGCTGTCCATTGATCCACCACAGTCCTAAAGCTAAACCACCTGTTGCTACTAAGCCACCCGCACACAAATGGCCACCGATACATATGGTAAAGTCCTCCTCAATCTCTACACAGTTCTCAGAGACCCTTCCTGCCTCATCAAGAGAGAGGCAAGGGGACATGTTTATGGTGGAAAGAAGAGTGAAGCCTAAGAGGTCACATCAGCCTCCTTGTGTTGCCAGTGATGGGGTTATGTTTCAGAGGCAGCAAGCTGTAGACAGGCAGCAGTATGATGTGACTGACTCACACCCACCACCTGCCTCCTGCCATTCAGAGACCAGGAACGTGAGAAGGACCTCTCTCACCAGCACCACATCTCTTCAAGCTGAACTAGATAGGAAGAAGAAGTTGGTTCCCCCTCCAGTCGCAAAGAAACCTGATGTCCTCTTCATGCCCTCCATCagctcactgggacaggagagcACCAGGAGCCATGTCTGGTCTGGGCTCAGTGGTGCTTACCAGGCTCCTGCCAGTGCATACCAGCCTCCTACCACTGGTTACCAGGTTACTGCCAGTGCATACCAGCCTCCTACCACTGGTTGCCAGGTTACTGCCAGTGGTTACCAGGTTACTGCCAGtgtttacagagacagagactttACTGGACAAGATTGCAACCATAACAGGATAAGAGATGGTATTCTTCAATTTTACAAGTAGAACTCACTCACACTGTTTTGAACTCTATGCATGAAGTCTGTAACATCTGTAACCAACATCTGTACCATCATCTGTAACATTATTTATTGTATGTTGTTATTATTGAATCAATATGTACGCATAATATGTAGATGGCACGAGTTAGCTCTTGAACTAAAGTATTTTCATCCCAAATGGAATTTATGGTGTTATATATTTTTCCAACAGGACTTTTCCTAGATGAGAACAGTGAAGAGAGGAGGGCAATGCCTCAGATGAGAACACTGTGCCtcggggagcaggaggaggaagagttgGACCACAACTCCTCACAGCCAACTACTGAGGACCTATTCACCATCATACACAGGTAATGGGTCTTACTTTCCCACAAAATAGAATATCAAGCAACATGCAAAACAAACTACCAGTGCTACATAGGTAAACTAGATATAAGGAGACGAGCCTGGTCCACTTTCATGCACACTAAATTGGTTAAATAATTACATCCAACAAATAAACAAGCATTAACACACTTTCCAAAAAAAGTATATTGTCAGAATTATTTAATATTTTAGTTGTTTCTCAAAGGTTTTTTCTTCATAACAAGTGTATTATATTAGTCTACTTTCTGGACTCCCTGTTTTTTGAAAGGTCAAAGAAGAAACTCCTGGGTCGTAAAGAAACAGCTGACAGCACTGGGAGCAGGCAGGGTTACGGATCCCCCATTAAAGGCACACCGAGGGTCGTCCAGAAGTCAAGCTCCAAAAATGACAACTTCATGGCTTTTctgcagaggaggaggagcaatAAACCCAGCTCTGGGGAGAGACTGTCAGCCTCTGAACTACTGAAGAATACTAAACCATTGGCCGGCCAACCGTAGCGCATCAAACAACTCCAATGTTTATGTTTCTCAATGTGTAACAAACACTATTCACTCAATATGGGGCATGCGAGTATTGTGGACAATCAGGGAGAGAAGGAAAAGTCTATAGTTTGTATTGCTTTACGTGCTACAGTTCACCGACAGCTTGTTTCTGTGACGGCAATGCAGTGTATAGAGGTCATGTCTAACTGGAAATATGACAGTGTTGGCCAGCTGTGTTTTGCTTATGAGCTGAGACAATCTATCGTGTCAATACATCTTTCTTGCCTTGACTTGTGATGCCTACAACATTTGTTTCTGAGCTGCCAACATTTGTGCTTTTGGTCTTGGTCATGTATCGCTCAGAAATTAAACAGAGCTGCTTGTGTGTCTGTAACAGATCATTAGTATGCGTCTGCTTTAACCTACTGCTGCCCAAGCCTTATTCACTCTGACAAAGTAACGGGGGAGCATGATGGCTGTTTTATTGACTGGTTGTTCGTCTTATGCAAGTTCCTCCAGTGTCATGATAGTTGAATTGATATAAATCCAAGATACTGTATGTTCAACAAACAATGTTTTCCCCTGAAACAATTCCCTATCACAACTACATTGCATTCAAAATTGGTACCTTACTTACTGTACCCAGGTTTGTGAAAGATCCGTTCTTAGGCACTTAAGTGGGGGAAGGGGGGTCATTAAATATTTAAGCCAAACATGGGGACTCTGAGTAATAGGCGTGTTACTGAGAAATGGATAGAAGGGATTTATTATAATCCACAGGTCATCTGCCCTCGGTCTGTAATGCGTCACTCCTTCTGATACTCTGCCTGAGTGGATTATTAGTGTTCACTACTTCACTCTCACTACTAAGGTCCACTCTGAATTTCACTTTCAACGTGGCTTTCCAGTTCAGTGTTACGGAATGTCTCATAGGGGGAACATCACTGGATTTAAGAGACCTTAGTGTTGTACTAAAATGGTAAGGATGACAATGCACCTGCCAAATGCAAGTTTGTATAACAATATCGGCTAGCTGCTATCAATGTATTGTGGGATAGAAGGACTACTTTCTTTATGGAATTAATGTTCAAATGCGTTTATCTTAAAAATCAATGAATGATATTTAAATGTATTGGGAAAGTAatagtattactagtagtagtagccgtagtattagcagtaatagtagtagtagtagcagtaatagtattactattagtagtagtagtagtattatcagtagtattagcagtaatagtagtagtagcagtagcaacattagtagcattagtaatagtagttgtagtagtaatagtagtattatcagtagtagtagtaatagtagtattagtagtaatagcagtagtagtattaatagtaatagcagtagtagtagtagtattagtgaaGGTAGTGGTAATAACTAAACACGATAAGGTAAGATATACTTTATTAGTCCATTCGAGATGGGACTTTTgtccacacacatatacacatatatacacacacacatacacacatatacacatatatacatacacacatacacacacatatacacacatatacacacacacatacacacatatacacatatatacacacacacatacacacacatatacacatatatacacacacacatccacacacatatacacatatatacacacacacatacacacatatatacacacacacacatacacacacatatacacatatatacacacacacatacacacacatacacacacatatacacatatatacacacatatatacacatatatacacacacacacacatacacacacatatacacatatatacacacacacatatacacatatatacacacatatacacacgtacacacatatacacacacatagacacatacatacacacacatatacacatacacacacatacacacatatacacatatatacacacacacatagacacacatatacacatatacacacacacatagacacacatatacacatacacacacatatacacatatatacacacacatatacacacgtacacacatatacacatatacacacacatagacacatacatacacacacatagacacatacatacacatacatatacacacatatatacacatatatatacacacaaacacatatatacacattcaTATACACTCACATATTAATacgcatttacacacacacatatacacacacatatatatacacacacacgcatatatacacacacatatacacacacatatacacatgtatacacacacataaatacacacacatatatatacacacacatatatacacatacacacacacacctatgcacacacacatttacacatgcatacacacacacgtatgcgcacacctgtacacacacacatatacacacacacacatatactgtacacccacacatatactgtacacacacacacatacagtaccgttcaaaagtttgtggtcacttagaaatgtccttgtttttgaaagaaaagcacatattatgtccattaaaataacatcaaattgatcagaaatacagtgtaggcattgttaatgttgtaaattactattgtaactagaaatggctgattttttatggaatatctacataggcgcacagaggcacattatcagcaaccatcacccctgtgttccaattttgtatttactttttatttcacctttatttaaccaggtaggcaagttgagaacaagtgcgacctggccaagataaagcaaagcagtgcaacacaaacaacaacacagagttgcacatggaataaacaaacgtacagtcaataacacaatagaaaaaagtctacatccagtgtgtgcaaatggcgtgaggaggtaaggcaataaatagaccatagtagATAAGTAAAtggtacgttgtgttagctaatccaagtttatcattttaaaggcaaattgataattagaaaagccttttgcaattatgttatcacagctgaaaactgttgttctgattaaagaagcaataaaacgggccttttttagactagttgagtatctggagcatcaacatttgtgggttcgattacaggctcaaaatgaccagaaacaaagaagtttcttctgaaactcgtcagtctattcttgttctgagaaattaaggctattccatgcgataaattgccaagaaactgatctcgtacaacgctgtgtactacacacacatatatacacaaatacacaaatacacacgcatatacacacaaatatttacagtacaaacacacatatatacacacatgtacacaaaaaaaacatttggttGGAGGGGTGGGAGcagatatttttatttttttatttttttattttacctttatttaaccaggcaagtcagaaaagaacaaattcttattttcaatgacagcctaggaacagtgggttaactgcctgttcaggggcagaacaacagatttgtaccatgtcagctcgggggtttgaacttgcaaccttccggttactagtccaacactctaaccactaggctaccctgccgaagATGAATCTTCTTTCTGTTCCTCCAATGTCTCTCCTAAAGAATTAGAACTTTGTTGAAAAGATAATTACAGGGTAATTCCATCCACAAATAATATGTGGGAATGTGTTGAATTCAATATCTTACAATGGCTTTCAATAGGATAGCTATGTATTTTCATTTTTATGTCAAATAAAATAGGATACGGTTCATTATATGATTGAACGAGCCAGGTATAAAATGTGAATttagtttgtttctctctctaattaCAATTCTTACTTTAAACTTAAACAACATGTATGGTTCTATAGTTGATTAGACCGGTGATTGTTATGTGACAGTGTTTTTAGGCAGGTGtcaatggggacagacagagggctATTTGTATCTCCACTCCATGTCTGCCATGATTGGATTATCACCACACATGATGAATGATCATCCCATTGGAGAAAATAAACCCATAC
The Oncorhynchus gorbuscha isolate QuinsamMale2020 ecotype Even-year linkage group LG20, OgorEven_v1.0, whole genome shotgun sequence DNA segment above includes these coding regions:
- the si:ch73-362m14.2 gene encoding NHS-like protein 2, coding for MENRALMCTSQAWKGPKGSTFSPNWDNTSYQPNIMMSPCPDVVKSPCQHAAKICHPPESSVTSQFQQVGPYASTGLSAMANTASRRGERECYIVNPIQNEETVLPVHNPEFRGRSFSAATASNSITSRSRCDSYVHLCPDNSAEDISRGDSSPLSPDVSPDHGGPRSRSHSIILRKTRRRPAPPTRSVSLRRDSASQLRENRTKSLYMDRDTATQDSFLPDLILISTPRTEDVLCLEQSPAQPVQALVGPPVNNNGQIREVRSTDPCSSMSCSGPAMGITGNEDKKAPSWSESVRPSPPLRHPPTLTCKQSTFLPPAPVSPSNGMSRSQCETSPPPILTSAITGPSPLGCRMRPKSSTSPTSPRASNSRLRLSLELPGLVPLPDPTLVKSKATRRHSESSGTTKPRQRLSSSMMVMPVVTQEDLSNVRLRSVSSSDSDKGLEGSPEVIREEEQEQDLELESCPLIHHSPKAKPPVATKPPAHKWPPIHMVKSSSISTQFSETLPASSRERQGDMFMVERRVKPKRSHQPPCVASDGVMFQRQQAVDRQQYDVTDSHPPPASCHSETRNVRRTSLTSTTSLQAELDRKKKLVPPPVAKKPDVLFMPSISSLGQESTRSHVWSGLSGAYQAPASAYQPPTTGYQVTASAYQPPTTGCQVTASGYQVTASVYRDRDFTGQDCNHNRIRDGLFLDENSEERRAMPQMRTLCLGEQEEEELDHNSSQPTTEDLFTIIHRSKKKLLGRKETADSTGSRQGYGSPIKGTPRVVQKSSSKNDNFMAFLQRRRSNKPSSGERLSASELLKNTKPLAGQP